In Raphanus sativus cultivar WK10039 chromosome 5, ASM80110v3, whole genome shotgun sequence, the following proteins share a genomic window:
- the LOC108862426 gene encoding helicase protein MOM1 isoform X1: MKKDEKNGSTGRTVSTRSLAVASSASADKETSGLGLRRSARGGASSTSSTAKSEGRTPSPVSVSKKSGKIEKKHRASPLRRSNRGKSVSSDKPGRDADTSASDVAESKGRAMDDVEDLTVGEVKKYVPKMTGRSYRALYRGHLKGKANASSNDDELVVLGCSRRVPAGNDDARDVNRSPRVNSESKGVLVGGTSLAKSPDFAVKLARVTESMVLDSSPVVGDGSVIGPQSENPETQKVPVSATSLETDIDLPLKRKRDTAGIVMDECANADDRIMSSDGVIPSPRRRTNNSQPKSRGTCQKGKKVSDDFENLRVSSCIAQPVQEPDHLAQESGPASNRDCGENRHDTRQDKSYDPKLSSVYPEYWVPVQLSDVQIEQYCRTLFSKSLSLSSLSRIDLEETLTSVRKTCDHPYVMDAYLKQLLTNNLELRELVDVEVKASGKLHLLDAMLTQIKSKGLKAVVFYQATQSPEGLLLAHILDDFVGQRFGQNSYEHGVCHSTKNAINNFNKESECFILLLETRACSQSIKLLRAETLILFGSSLNPSHDVKLLEKIKIESYSERTKIFRLYSVFTVEEKALILARQKKSLENLSRPLTHALLMWGTSYLFDKLDHLHGSQTPDSGVPLEQSIRGDVIREFSSILSSSVGEGNVGKLCLLLEAKHTQGTYSTESTLFGEKYVELSDEVSPNIFWAKLLDGKNPMWKYHSDTSQRSRKRVRHLQVSEATAKLDDGKNTKKIKKASDYDEGKASGKDHMGDLESPKVTTFQPSCGSASGMNDAFNGKDAIGLYSEGGHISRIPEDMFAGIDLRQTPGESQKSLHAVLKPQIAKLCQVLHLSENLARMVENFLEYIIENHRVCKEPASTLQAFQIALIWIAVSFVKQKFNREESLVRAKSELGFNCSREEVDYIYSYLYCMKSLFVGRTQGFQEKGEECIAEKRGIHYSSVTKDVEKTISDIKKKCCKSLRKLVQTLEEKKMDLMNRNADKKQELQNCKKVEASFIRVTYLGIGTQSLHDALQRLEHTFERKFDDLKRELDECLESLEKIYEATKKKLAEDEACWISRIEKWALAELRNGAPIQSGNNKHFSGLFSSNAPDVHTCSDARGEATYAETNCMASKGSQVPEAETTLRTMSGGSTQQVHEMVASRNDKALDVSTLSHEQRKDIVASTSQPNEHPSITAPQILNPAGCQEEFAALNVQLPEYQIRDKVTSATPDEDVPSRVPESTSLDSSLNREEALVSVENDRTIQAGSNADNSLDQHNEEACSLDKEIPDELVLPLPHPASLVKTRGSAEYDQVDHEICRMPSSPGEKQPDPAENFQGRNIESTTEAQPAGSPMPCGKQSDPAVNIQGKNIETAIEPQPAESSMPSSPARGQSDPAESIQGKNVEATIELQPAESSMPSSPDDKQSDPATIIQGKNIETALEQPAGSLVPSSPARGLSDSAANSQGKNIETAIEPQPAGSPVPSSPDGQQYDPATIIQGKNIETSLEQPAGSLVPSSPARGLSDSAANSQSKSIETAIEPQPAGSPVPSSPDSQQSDPAAIIQGKNIETELEPQPAGSPAPSSPAGQQSDPAVNIQDKNIETAIEPQPAGQQPDPAEKNQCKNIEAAVECQPAGSETLETGGFAASEQGDQVACHLPTSPAGNQPDSGANVESQNISTSAEPLIAGPGVVSDQELMDAQDACSLPSPSVETQADLAANTEGQNTTTASDAVETDNVAPLVHEGVVESSAGVTAHLPSLLNNATATTGQNPVQHVPQIPFPVFSDPFQHELEKLRRQSEITKKICEEKKSISKANFERRIAEIQEAYQRKFHEVEAEHAARKTKLQTRKNLVIMNKFLSSAFLSKCTSRVSSHSSASPRGRIQQLAQRATQVSSPRYHTASAPPVSRPSDLPPLTSAYSTMPQPRQPLISNTYSSSSFQQQEQQQNLGSGLQRSNDVVCLSDDE, encoded by the exons ATGAAGAAAGACGAGAAGAATGGTTCTACGGGAAGGACCGTTTCCACTAGGTCTCTAGCTGTAGCTTCCTCTGCCTCTGCAGATAAAGAAACTTCTGGTTTGGGTTTGAGGAGGTCCGCCCGTGGAGGAGCATCGTCTACCTCTAGTACAGCTAAGTCAGAGGGACGGACTCCATCACCTGTTTCAGTTTCGAAAAAGTCTGGTAAAATCGAGAAGAAACACAGAGCAAGTCCTCTGAGGAGGTCCAACAGGGGAAAGAGTGTTTCATCTGATAAGCCTGGCAGGGACGCTGACACTTCAGCCTCGGATGTTGCGGAGAGCAAGGGCAGAGCGATGGACGACGTAGAAGATTTGACAGTAGGGGAGGTGAAGAAATATGTGCCTAAGATGACAGGCCGGAGTTACAGGGCCTTGTATAGAGGGCATCTCAAGGGGAAAGCTAATGCTTCTTCTAATGATGACGAACTTGTTGTGCTTGGTTGTTCTCGCCGAGTTCCTGCTGGAAATGATGATGCCAGAGACGTTAACCGTTCCCCACGTGTGAATTCAGAGTCTAAAGGGGTGCTAGTTGGCGGAACTAGTTTAGCCAAGAGCCCCGATTTTGCTGTGAAACTAGCTAGGGTTACAGAAAGCATGGTGCTTGATTCATCCCCCGTGGTTGGGGATGGCAGTGTTATAGGTCCGCAATCTGAGAATCCGGAAACGCAGAAGGTTCCCGTCAGTGCAACTAGCTTAGAAACCGACATAGATTTGCCtctgaaaagaaaaagggaCACTGCAGGAATTGTGATGGATGAATGTGCAAATGCAGATGACCGCATTATGAGTTCTGATGGGGTTATTCCATCTCCACGCCGGCGCACAAATAATAGTCAACCTAAAAGTCGGGGCACATGTCAAAAAGGGAAaaa GGTCAGCGATGATTTTGAAAATCTGCGTGTTTCCTCCTGCATTGCTCAGCCAGTTCAAGAACCTGATCACTTGGCACAG GAATCTGGACCCGCTTCAAACAGAGACTGTGGGGAGAACAGGCATGATACGCGACAAGATAAATCATATGACCCCAAATTGTCATCGGTGTACCCAGAGTATTGGGTTCCGGTGCAGCTATCAGATGTACAGATAGAGCAATACTGTCGGACTCTCTTCTCCAAATCTCTATCTCTTTCTTCACTGTCGAGGATTGATCTCGAAGAAACTCTCACTTCTGTAAGGAAA ACTTGTGACCACCCATATGTTATGGATGCATATTTGAAACAACTGCTCACCAATAATCTGGAGTTGCGTGAACTCGTGGATGTAGAAGTCAAAGCAAGCGGAAAACTTCACCTACTTGATGCAATGCTTACTCAGATAAAATCAAAGGGTTTAAAAGCAGTTGTCTTCTACCAG GCAACACAAAGCCCTGAGGGGCTTCTGCTTGCTCATATTCTGGACGATTTTGTGGGTCAAAGATTTGGTCAGAATTCTTATGAGCATGGGGTCTGTCACTCAACGAAGAAcgctataaataatttcaacAAGGAGAGTGAATGTTTTATTCTGCTTTTGGAAACACGTGCCTGCAGTCAAAGCATCAAACTGTTGCGGGCTGAGACGTTGATTCTTTTTGGAAGCAGCTTGAATCCATCGCATGATGTTAAGCTCTTAGAGAAGATCAAGATCGAGTCATATTCCGAAAGAACTAAAATATTCCGGTTGTACTCAGTATTTACAGTGGAAGAAAAAGCCCTGATTCTGGCTAGGCAAAAAAAGTCTCTGGAAAACCTAAGCCGTCCTCTCACACATGCACTGCTCATGTGGGGGACTTCATATTTATTTGATAAGCTGGATCACCTCCATGGAAGTCAAACCCCAGATTCAGGAGTTCCATTAGAGCAATCTATCAGGGGCGACGTGATTCGTGAGTTCTCGTCCATACTCTCTTCCAGTGTTGGAGAAGGAAATGTAGGCAAGCTGTGTCTACTCTTAGAAGCCAAGCATACCCAGGGAACTTACAGCACTGAGTCtactttgtttggtgaaaaataTGTCGAGCTGTCAGATGAAGTTAGTCCAAATATATTTTGGGCAAAGCTGTTGGATGGAAAGAACCCTATGTGGAAATATCATTCAGATACTTCACAAAGGAGTCGAAAAAGAGTACGGCATCTTCAGGTCTCTGAAGCGACTGCCAAACTTGACGATGGCAAAAATacaaagaagataaagaagGCTTCAGATTACGATGAAGGAAAAGCCTCAGGGAAGGATCACATGG GGGATTTGGAGTCACCAAAAGTCACAACATTCCAGCCATCATGTGGATCTGCTTCTGGTATGAACGATGCATTTAATGGAAAAGATGCTATTGGCTTGTATTCTGAAGGCGGTCATATATCTAGAATCCCAGAGGATATGTTTGCTGGCATTGATTTGAGACAAACTCCGGGCGAATCACAGAAGAGTCTCCATGCTGTCTTAAAGCCGCAGATAGCAAAACTTTGCCAAGTTCTGCATCTTTCA GAAAATTTGGCACGCATGGTTGAAAACTTTCTTGaatatattattgaaaaccaCCGTGTCTGCAAAGAGCCAGCTTCAACATTGCAGGCATTCCAGATAGCCTTG ATTTGGATTGCAGTCTCGTTCGTAAAGCAAAAGTTTAATCGTGAAGAATCTCTGGTCCGCGCAAAATCGGAATTAGGTTTCAATTGCTCTAGAGAAGAGGTggattatatatattcttatttgtACTGCATGAAGAGTCTATTCGTGGGGCGCACACAAGGTTTCCAGGAAAAGGGTGAAGAATGCATAGCTGAGAAGAGAGGTATCCATTATAGCTCAGTAACAAAGGATGTTGAAAAGACTATTAGCGACATCAAAAAGAAATGCTGTAAGAGCCTGCGTAAGCTTGTACAAACCCTCGAGGAAAAAAAGATGGACCTGATGAATAGGAATGCTGACAAGAAGCAGGAACTTCAAAATTGTAAAAAGGTGGAAGCATCATTTATTCGTGTCACCTATTTAGGTATAGGTACTCAGAGCTTACATGATGCTCTCCAACGGCTGGAACATACTTTTGAAAGAAAATTTGATGATCTCAAAAGAGAGTTGGATGAATGCCTTGAAAGTTTAGAGAAGATATACGAGGCTACAAAGAAGAAGTTGGCTGAGGACGAAGCCTGTTGGATTAGTCGGATAGAGAAATGGGCACTAGCTGAATTAAGAAATGGTGCTCCCATCCAAAGTGGCAACAACAAGCATTTTAGTGGATTATTCTCATCAAATGCTCCTGATGTACACACTTGCAGTGATGCCAGGGGTGAGGCTACTTATGCTGAAACGAATTGCATGGCTTCCAAGGGAAGTCAAGTGCCAGAGGCAGAAACCACATTAAGAACCATGTCGGGTGGCAGCACTCAACAAGTTCATGAAATGGTGGCTTCAAGAAATGACAAGGCGTTGGATGTCTCTACCTTGTCTCATGAACAGCGTAAAGACATTGTGGCTTCAACGAGCCAGCCCAATGAGCACCCTTCGATCACTGCGCCTCAGATTTTAAATCCTGCTGGCTGTCAAGAGGAATTTGCGGCCTTGAACGTGCAGTTGCCAGAATACCAGATTCGTGACAAAGTGACATCAGCGACACCAGATGAAGATGTTCCCTCAAGGGTGCCAGAGTCTACCTCTCTCGACTCTTCTTTGAATAGAGAGGAGGCTTTGGTTTCAGTAGAAAATGATAGAACAATTCAAGCGGGCTCCAATGCGGACAACAGTTTGGACCAGCATAATGAGGAAGCTTGTTCTCTTGACAAGGAGATTCCTGACGAGTTAGTGTTGCCTCTGCCACACCCTGCGTCTTTGGTAAAGACTAGGGGCTCTGCTGAATatgatcag GTGGATCACGAGATATGTCGTATGCCTTCTTCACCGGGAGAAAAGCAACCTGATCCAGCAGAAAACTTTCAAGGCCGAAACATTGAATCAACAACTGAGGCTCAGCCAGCGGGATCTCCTATGCCTTGTGGAAAGCAATCTGACCCAGCAGTAAACATTCAGGGCAAAAATATTGAAACAGCAATTGAGCCTCAGCCAGCTGAATCTTCTATGCCTTCTTCACCGGCTAGAGGCCAATCTGACCCAGCAGAAAGCATTCAGGGCAAAAATGTTGAAGCAACTATTGAGCTTCAGCCAGCTGAATCTTCTATGCCTTCTTCACCGGATGACAAGCAGTCTGACCCAGCAACAATCATTCAGGGCAAAAACATTGAAACAGCACTAGAGCAGCCAGCTGGATCTCTTGTGCCTTCTTCACCGGCCAGAGGGCTATCTGACTCAGCAGCAAACAGTCAGGGCAAAAATATTGAAACAGCAATTGAGCCTCAGCCAGCTGGATCTCCTGTGCCTTCTTCACCGGATGGCCAGCAATATGACCCAGCAACAATCATTCAGGGCAAAAACATTGAAACATCACTAGAGCAGCCAGCTGGATCTCTTGTGCCTTCTTCACCGGCCAGAGGGCTATCTGACTCAGCAGCAAACAGTCAGAGCAAAAGTATTGAAACAGCAATTGAGCCTCAGCCAGCTGGATCTCCTGTGCCTTCTTCACCGGATAGCCAGCAATCTGACCCAGCAGCAATCATTCAGGGCAAAAACATTGAAACAGAACTAGAGCCTCAGCCAGCTGGATCTCCTGCGCCTTCTTCACCGGCTGGACAGCAATCTGACCCAGCAGTAAACATTCAGGACAAAAACATTGAAACAGCAATAGAGCCGCAGCCGGCTGGACAGCAACCTGACCCAGCAGAAAAAAATCAGTGCAAGAATATTGAAGCAGCAGTTGAGTGTCAGCCAGCTGGATCAGAAACATTAGAGACCGGCGGTTTTGCTGCATCAGAGCAG GGTGATCAGGTTGCATGTCATTTGCCAACTTCGCCGGCTGGAAATCAGCCTGATTCAGGCGCAAATGTTGAGAGCCAAAACATAAGTACATCAGCTGAGCCACTTATAGCTGGTCCAGGCGTAGTGTCAGATCAG GAACTAATGGACGCTCAGGACGCATGCTCTCTGCCATCTCCATCGGTTGAAACTCAGGCTGACTTAGCAGCAAACACTGAGGGCCAAAATACTACAACAGCGTCAGATGCAGTAGAGACTG ATAACGTTGCACCCCTTGTCCATGAAGGTGTTGTGGAGTCTTCAGCAGGTGTAACAGCTCATCTTCCATCACTTCTTAACAACGCTACGGCTACTACGGGACAAAATCCCGTTCAACATGTTCCCCAAATACCTTTCCCTGTGTTCAGTGACCCGTTTCAGCATGAACTGGAGAAACTGCGAAGACAATCAGAGATCACAAAGAAGATCTGTGAAGAAAAG AAATCAATCTCGAAAGCTAATTTCGAGAGGAGGATAGCTGAAATACAAGAAGCGTATCAAAGAAAGTTTCATGAGGTAGAAGCTGAACATGCAGCCAGAAAGACGAAGTTACAGACGAGGAAGAATCTTGTTATAATGAACAAGTTCTTGTCGAGTGCGTTCTTGTCTAAATGTACGAGCAGAGTCTCCTCTCATTCCTCAGCATCTCCAAGGG GTAGAATCCAGCAGCTAGCACAGAGAGCAACACAAGTGAGCTCACCGAGATATCATACTGCTTCAGCTCCTCCAGTTTCTCGCCCATCAGACCTTCCTCCTCTGACTTCAGCGTACAGCACAATGCCTCAGCCAAGACAGCCTCTCATCTCCAATACATATTCATCTTCGTCATTTCAGCAGCAAGAACAACAACAGAACTTGGGGAGTGGATTGCAGAGGAGCAATGATGTGGTCTGTCTCTCTGATGACGAGTGA